A stretch of Oncorhynchus gorbuscha isolate QuinsamMale2020 ecotype Even-year linkage group LG24, OgorEven_v1.0, whole genome shotgun sequence DNA encodes these proteins:
- the LOC124012007 gene encoding uncharacterized protein LOC124012007 isoform X1 has protein sequence MKMHGIDRDRHVIHLHCLWIVGFVGCVASSSLPSGPLSISSPVGSQAILPCKWKSQLDVPVCHVLWQTPDAPVFEQNGEQRWQASEFEGRLEVPGEKLWEGDCSLILRDVQFGDVGLYESFMVVNGTRRKRRVFIQSVHLSVYDHKSKLLMGMGEDLVLTLHTPQAMRVVFQGRNSTEWKVLWMRGDGKVNGGRLEEAEGVVVLRGLRMDNSGTYKVLDSHGLSVSTVKLTVEEVAKTQKMIHIQDKPVGKSTVYRSSSLLIVFVLLISPLIQHLL, from the exons ATGAAAATGCATGGCATAGACCGAGACCG ACATGTTATACATCTTCATTGTCTGTGGATTGTGGGCTTTGTGGGCTGTGTTG cctcctcctccctgccctctggccctctctccatctcttcccctgtTGGAAGCCAAGCCATCCTTCCTTGCAAATGGAAGTCCCAGCTAGACGTCCCAGTTTGCCACGTCCTATGGCAGACACCCGATGCGCCCGTGTTTGAGCAAAACGGGGAGCAACGGTGGCAGGCCAGCGAGTTTGAGGGGCGGCTGGAGGTACCTGGGGAAAAGCTTTGGGAGGGCGACTGCTCTCTGATCTTGCGCGACGTGCAGTTTGGGGATGTGGGGCTTTACGAGAGCTTCATGGTGGTCAACGGGACAAGGAGGAAAAGGCGGGTGTTCATCCAGAGTGTTCACCTCTCAGTCTATG ACCATAAGTCCAAGCTGTTAATGGGCATGGGTGAAGACCTGGTCCTGACGCTCCACACTCCCCAGGCCATGAGAGTGGTCTTCCAAGGGAGGAACAGCACAGAGTGGAAGGTCCTGTGGATGAGGGGTGACGGGAAGGTCAACGGGGGTCGTCTTGAGGAGGCTGAAGGGGTGGTGGTCCTCCGAGGGTTAAGGATGGACAACTCAGGGACTTATAAAGTGTTGGATTCCCATGGGCTTTCCGTGAGCACTGTGAAACTCACGGTGGAAG AAGTTGCTAAAACTCAAAAGATGATCCACATCCAGGACAAACCTGTAG GTAAATCGACTGTTTACAGGTCCTCCTCTCTGCTCATCGTTTTTGTCCTGCTGATCAGTCCTCTGATTCAACATCTCCTCTAA
- the LOC124012007 gene encoding uncharacterized protein LOC124012007 isoform X2, whose amino-acid sequence MKMHGIDRDRHVIHLHCLWIVGFVGCVASSSLPSGPLSISSPVGSQAILPCKWKSQLDVPVCHVLWQTPDAPVFEQNGEQRWQASEFEGRLEVPGEKLWEGDCSLILRDVQFGDVGLYESFMVVNGTRRKRRVFIQSVHLSVYDHKSKLLMGMGEDLVLTLHTPQAMRVVFQGRNSTEWKVLWMRGDGKVNGGRLEEAEGVVVLRGLRMDNSGTYKVLDSHGLSVSTVKLTVEVAKTQKMIHIQDKPVGKSTVYRSSSLLIVFVLLISPLIQHLL is encoded by the exons ATGAAAATGCATGGCATAGACCGAGACCG ACATGTTATACATCTTCATTGTCTGTGGATTGTGGGCTTTGTGGGCTGTGTTG cctcctcctccctgccctctggccctctctccatctcttcccctgtTGGAAGCCAAGCCATCCTTCCTTGCAAATGGAAGTCCCAGCTAGACGTCCCAGTTTGCCACGTCCTATGGCAGACACCCGATGCGCCCGTGTTTGAGCAAAACGGGGAGCAACGGTGGCAGGCCAGCGAGTTTGAGGGGCGGCTGGAGGTACCTGGGGAAAAGCTTTGGGAGGGCGACTGCTCTCTGATCTTGCGCGACGTGCAGTTTGGGGATGTGGGGCTTTACGAGAGCTTCATGGTGGTCAACGGGACAAGGAGGAAAAGGCGGGTGTTCATCCAGAGTGTTCACCTCTCAGTCTATG ACCATAAGTCCAAGCTGTTAATGGGCATGGGTGAAGACCTGGTCCTGACGCTCCACACTCCCCAGGCCATGAGAGTGGTCTTCCAAGGGAGGAACAGCACAGAGTGGAAGGTCCTGTGGATGAGGGGTGACGGGAAGGTCAACGGGGGTCGTCTTGAGGAGGCTGAAGGGGTGGTGGTCCTCCGAGGGTTAAGGATGGACAACTCAGGGACTTATAAAGTGTTGGATTCCCATGGGCTTTCCGTGAGCACTGTGAAACTCACGGTGGAAG TTGCTAAAACTCAAAAGATGATCCACATCCAGGACAAACCTGTAG GTAAATCGACTGTTTACAGGTCCTCCTCTCTGCTCATCGTTTTTGTCCTGCTGATCAGTCCTCTGATTCAACATCTCCTCTAA
- the LOC124012008 gene encoding uncharacterized protein LOC124012008, whose amino-acid sequence MGKCVYLLIFFYVSGLHFLSASAVVHLVQAGQNASLSCNLTNSREIIWFQMRSEELVTLITVTGHSRFLNTAEVIKEDTDHFDTKENNSLEIIVVTEADLGLYYCAGRYNGTVRFGKGIRLTFTDAEVAERELVSCWTLLACVAPISVLFSALCLFGLCIRSGKTTCLCNTCVNRNSSLKEVDLQYASLKHNGNARPADQRVPGLGQGDVTYATVAQCVHTGT is encoded by the exons ATGGGGAAATGTGTCTACCTGCTCATTTTCTTTT ATGTTTCTGGACTACACTTTCTGTCCGCATCAGCTGTGGTCCATTTGGTTCAGGCTGGACAAAATGCTTCCCTGTCGTGCAACCTCACAAACAGCAGAGAAATAATCTGGTTCCAAATGCGCTCAGAGGAACTTGTCACCCTTATAACTGTTACCGGGCATTCACGTTTTCTAAATACTGCAGAAGTTATTAAGGAAGACACAGATCACTTTGACACAAAGGAAAACAACAGTTTGGAGATCATTGTGGTGACAGAAGCAGATTTGGGATTGTACTACTGTGCTGGTCGCTACAATGGGACAGTGCGATTTGGAAAAGGCATCCGCCTGACTTTTACAG ACGCAGAGGTGGCAGAGAGGGAATTGGTGTCGTGTTGGACTCTCCTGGCCTGTGTTGCCCCAATCTCAGTCTTGTTCAGCGCCCTCTGTCTCTTTGGACTCTGTATCCGGTCAG GTAAAACAACATGTTTGTGCAACACCTGTGTGAACAGGAATTCAAGTCTCAAG GAAGTGGATCTGCAATATGCCAGTCTGAAGCACAATGGTAATGCCCGCCCCGCTGATCAGCGAGTGCCAGGATTGGGCCAGGGGGATGTCACCTATGCAACAGTGGCCCAATGTGTTCACACAGGCACATGA